The proteins below are encoded in one region of Salvelinus fontinalis isolate EN_2023a chromosome 10, ASM2944872v1, whole genome shotgun sequence:
- the LOC129863342 gene encoding U2 snRNP-associated SURP motif-containing protein-like isoform X2: MADKNVKKGKPVGVKRTLTKREQEDLKKKEEEKAAEVFEEFLACFDSNDKSGVKTFVRGGIVNATKEEAAEVKKSKLYRPITKFTSVSQNISPAHSSEIRRPIVKKKTEEKKKSNLELFKEELKQIQEEREERYKRKTNEPGGGYGDLDIPLTRRSTFTCLATYERLPPVFDDDPAIPNTTNLYIGCISPKMNEEMLCKEFGKYGPLASVKIMWPRSDEERTRVTNRGFVAFMTRKDAERALAALDGKTVMGFEMKLGWGKAVRIPPQPLYTPIGVLKMSTPPPPSGLPFNAQPRDRFRNDFTKPWGRSKEEFDKTLSEAVVKVVIPTERNLLGLIHRMIEFVVREGPMFEAIIMSKEKNNPDLRFLFDNKSQEHVYYRWKLYSILQGEPPSEWRTADFRMFRGGSIWRPPLLNPYLHGDEEAGEEEESPSLEEELLKKGQLKTEHRERLEMLLRGLTPRREDIGDAMLFCLERAEAAEEVVGSIAESLSLLQTPLQKKIARLYLVSDILYNSCAKVANASYYRKYFEAKLPQIFGDISDAYRNIQARLQAEQFKQKIMGCFRAWEDWAVYPESYLIQLQNIFLGLIKAGEEVIERVEVSSPDLDGAPLDGAPLDNLDGSPLAWDPASLDGVPVDDIDGVPLGAPMEDIDGMPLDDLAHSRVALSKWERVDDADALPQANTESKWDTLGERDLGDALNASANIKGGDGKSEGDSSDDDSPSKYDNADFKSSLSSFEMSESKRSRLRELEVKVMKFQDELESGKKPRKSGLNMQKQVAHYRNKLLQKEFDKDDKEKRERSIPKSKERSKKDERRDKAEETSKGRDKEKSKRSQDRDRGRSRDTEERTHKYRGHSPAKIKSKSPKKSKRSRSPSPVRKTWRRSSSRSPHRSHKKTKKSKH, from the exons ATGGCAGACAAAAATGTCAAGAAAGGGAAACCTGTAGGCGTGAAGAGAACATTGACCAAGAGAGAACAAGAAGATCTGAAGAAAAAG GAAGAAGAAAAAGCAGCGGAAGTTTTTGAAGAGTTTTTAGCATGTTTTGACAGTAACGACAAAAGTGGAGTGAAGACTTTTGTCCGTGGGGGTATCGTCAATGCAACTAAAG AGGAAGCAGCAGAGGTTAAAAAGAGCAAGCTTTACCGACCAATCACCAAGTTTACTTCAGTGTCCCAGAACATCTCACCGGCACACTCTTCTGAAATCAGAAGGCCT ATTGTTAAAAAGAAGacggaagagaagaagaagagcaaCCTTGAACTTTTTAAAGAGGAGCTAAAGCA AATACAGGAGGAACGTGAAGAAAGGTACAAAAGAAAGACAAATGAGCCTGGAGGAGGATATGGAGACTTGGACATACCACTAACGCGACGATCAA CTTTTACATGTTTAGCTACATATGAACGTCTCCCTCCAGTATTTGATGATGACCCAGCCATACCGAACACAACCAACCTGTACATTGGCTGCATTAGCCCCAAG ATGAATGAAGAAATGCTTTGCAAAGAGTTTGGCAAGTATGGTCCCCTGGCGAGTGTGAAGATCATGTGGCCCCGTAGTGACGAGGAACGCACAAGGGTCACAAATAGAGGCTTTGTGGCCTTCATGACCAGGAAAGATGCAGAGAGGGCCTTGGCTGCTCTAGACG GTAAAACGGTTATGGGTTTTGAAATGAAGCTGGGATGGGGGAAAGCTGTTCGCATCCCTCCCCAGCCACTCTATACACCCATAGGGGTACTTAAAATgtccacacccccacccccctccggCCTGCCCTTCAACGCTCAGCCCAGAGACCGCTTCCGCAATGACTTTACCAAGCCATGGGGCAGGTCCAAGGAGGAGTTTGACAAG ACTCTGTCCGAAGCTGTAGTCAAAGTGGTTATCCCAACAGAAAG GAATCTGTTAGGCCTCATCCACAGGATGATAGAGTTTGTGGTGCGTGAGGGACCCATGTTTGAAGCCATCATTATGAGCAAAGAGAAGAACAATCCTGACTTGAG GTTTCTCTTTGACAACAAAAGCCAAGAGCATGTGTACTACCGCTGGAAACTCTACTCCATTCTCCAG ggCGAGCCCCCCAGTGAGTGGAGGACGGCAGACTTCCGGATGTTCCGTGGGGGTTCCATCTGGAGGCCGCCCCTCCTCAACCCCTACCTCCATGGAGATGAGGaggcgggagaggaagaggagtctcCCTCcctggaggaggagctgctgaaaAAGGGCCAGCTGAAGACAGA GCACAGGGAGAGACTAGAGATGCTGCTGAGAGGACTCACCCCTCGTAGGGAGGACATTGGTGATGCTATGCTGTTCTGTCTGGAGAGAGCCGAGGCAGCGGAGGAGGTGGTGGGGTCCATCGCAGAGTCCCTGTCCCTCCTTCAGACACCACTGCAGAAAAAG ATTGCCAGACTGTACCTTGTATCCGACATCTTGTACAACTCCTGTGCCAAAGTTGCCAATGCATCTTATTATCGCAAATA TTTTGAAGCAAAATTGCCTCAGATATTTGGTGACATTAGTGATGCATATCGAAACATACAAGCAAGACTACAAGCTGAACAGTTCAAG CAAAAGATAATGGGCTGTTTCAGGGCATGGGAAGACTGGGCCGTATACCCAGAGTCTTACCTGATCCAGCTGCAGAACATCTTCCTGGGTCTGATCAAGGCAGGAGAGGAGGTGATCGAGAGGGTAGAG GTGTCGTCTCCAGACCTGGATGGAGCCCCGTTGGACGGAGCTCCACTGGACAACCTCGACGGCTCACCCCTGGCCTGGGACCCTGCCTCCCTGGACGGGGTGCCTGTTGATGACATCGACGGGGTTCCCCTGGGTGCACCCATGGAGGACATTGACGGAATGCCTT TGGATGACCTGGCCCACTCAAGAGTGGCTCTATCTAAATGGGAGAGGGTGGACGATGCTGACGCTCTCCCACAAG CTAACACTGAATCCAAATGGGACACTTTGGGAGAGCGAGACTTGGGGGATGCCCTGAATGCCAG TGCTAACATTAAGGGAGGAGATGGGAAGTCCGAGGGTGATAGCAGCGATGATGACAGCCCCTCCAAGTACGACAATGCTGACTTCAAGAGCTCCCTTAGCAGTTTTGAGATGTCCGAAAGCAAGAGGAGCCGGCTGAGAGAGCTGGAG GTGAAGGTGATGAAGTTCCAGGATGAGCTGGAGTCTGGGAAGAAGCCCAGGAAGTCAGGGTTAAACATGCAGAAACAGGTGGCGCACTACAGGAACAAGCTGTTGCAAAAG GAGTTTGATAAGGATgacaaggagaagagagagagatccatTCCGAAATCAAAAGAGCGATCAAAGAAGGATGAGCGGAGAGACAAGGCGGAGGAGACCAGTAAAGGACGGGACAAGGAGAAGAGTAAAAGGAGTCAAGACCGGGACAGGGGACGGAGtagagacacagaggagcggACACACAAATACAGAGGACATTCTCCTGCAAA AATCAAGTCAAAGTCTCCCAAGAAGTCCAAGCGGTCCCGGTCGCCCTCGCCAGTCAGGAAGACGTGGAGGAGGTCTAGCTCCCGGTCGCCACACCGCTCCCACAAAAAGACTAAGAAGAGCAAACACTGA
- the LOC129863342 gene encoding U2 snRNP-associated SURP motif-containing protein-like isoform X1 produces MADKNVKKGKPVGVKRTLTKREQEDLKKKEEEKAAEVFEEFLACFDSNDKSGVKTFVRGGIVNATKEEEAAEVKKSKLYRPITKFTSVSQNISPAHSSEIRRPIVKKKTEEKKKSNLELFKEELKQIQEEREERYKRKTNEPGGGYGDLDIPLTRRSTFTCLATYERLPPVFDDDPAIPNTTNLYIGCISPKMNEEMLCKEFGKYGPLASVKIMWPRSDEERTRVTNRGFVAFMTRKDAERALAALDGKTVMGFEMKLGWGKAVRIPPQPLYTPIGVLKMSTPPPPSGLPFNAQPRDRFRNDFTKPWGRSKEEFDKTLSEAVVKVVIPTERNLLGLIHRMIEFVVREGPMFEAIIMSKEKNNPDLRFLFDNKSQEHVYYRWKLYSILQGEPPSEWRTADFRMFRGGSIWRPPLLNPYLHGDEEAGEEEESPSLEEELLKKGQLKTEHRERLEMLLRGLTPRREDIGDAMLFCLERAEAAEEVVGSIAESLSLLQTPLQKKIARLYLVSDILYNSCAKVANASYYRKYFEAKLPQIFGDISDAYRNIQARLQAEQFKQKIMGCFRAWEDWAVYPESYLIQLQNIFLGLIKAGEEVIERVEVSSPDLDGAPLDGAPLDNLDGSPLAWDPASLDGVPVDDIDGVPLGAPMEDIDGMPLDDLAHSRVALSKWERVDDADALPQANTESKWDTLGERDLGDALNASANIKGGDGKSEGDSSDDDSPSKYDNADFKSSLSSFEMSESKRSRLRELEVKVMKFQDELESGKKPRKSGLNMQKQVAHYRNKLLQKEFDKDDKEKRERSIPKSKERSKKDERRDKAEETSKGRDKEKSKRSQDRDRGRSRDTEERTHKYRGHSPAKIKSKSPKKSKRSRSPSPVRKTWRRSSSRSPHRSHKKTKKSKH; encoded by the exons ATGGCAGACAAAAATGTCAAGAAAGGGAAACCTGTAGGCGTGAAGAGAACATTGACCAAGAGAGAACAAGAAGATCTGAAGAAAAAG GAAGAAGAAAAAGCAGCGGAAGTTTTTGAAGAGTTTTTAGCATGTTTTGACAGTAACGACAAAAGTGGAGTGAAGACTTTTGTCCGTGGGGGTATCGTCAATGCAACTAAAG AAGAGGAAGCAGCAGAGGTTAAAAAGAGCAAGCTTTACCGACCAATCACCAAGTTTACTTCAGTGTCCCAGAACATCTCACCGGCACACTCTTCTGAAATCAGAAGGCCT ATTGTTAAAAAGAAGacggaagagaagaagaagagcaaCCTTGAACTTTTTAAAGAGGAGCTAAAGCA AATACAGGAGGAACGTGAAGAAAGGTACAAAAGAAAGACAAATGAGCCTGGAGGAGGATATGGAGACTTGGACATACCACTAACGCGACGATCAA CTTTTACATGTTTAGCTACATATGAACGTCTCCCTCCAGTATTTGATGATGACCCAGCCATACCGAACACAACCAACCTGTACATTGGCTGCATTAGCCCCAAG ATGAATGAAGAAATGCTTTGCAAAGAGTTTGGCAAGTATGGTCCCCTGGCGAGTGTGAAGATCATGTGGCCCCGTAGTGACGAGGAACGCACAAGGGTCACAAATAGAGGCTTTGTGGCCTTCATGACCAGGAAAGATGCAGAGAGGGCCTTGGCTGCTCTAGACG GTAAAACGGTTATGGGTTTTGAAATGAAGCTGGGATGGGGGAAAGCTGTTCGCATCCCTCCCCAGCCACTCTATACACCCATAGGGGTACTTAAAATgtccacacccccacccccctccggCCTGCCCTTCAACGCTCAGCCCAGAGACCGCTTCCGCAATGACTTTACCAAGCCATGGGGCAGGTCCAAGGAGGAGTTTGACAAG ACTCTGTCCGAAGCTGTAGTCAAAGTGGTTATCCCAACAGAAAG GAATCTGTTAGGCCTCATCCACAGGATGATAGAGTTTGTGGTGCGTGAGGGACCCATGTTTGAAGCCATCATTATGAGCAAAGAGAAGAACAATCCTGACTTGAG GTTTCTCTTTGACAACAAAAGCCAAGAGCATGTGTACTACCGCTGGAAACTCTACTCCATTCTCCAG ggCGAGCCCCCCAGTGAGTGGAGGACGGCAGACTTCCGGATGTTCCGTGGGGGTTCCATCTGGAGGCCGCCCCTCCTCAACCCCTACCTCCATGGAGATGAGGaggcgggagaggaagaggagtctcCCTCcctggaggaggagctgctgaaaAAGGGCCAGCTGAAGACAGA GCACAGGGAGAGACTAGAGATGCTGCTGAGAGGACTCACCCCTCGTAGGGAGGACATTGGTGATGCTATGCTGTTCTGTCTGGAGAGAGCCGAGGCAGCGGAGGAGGTGGTGGGGTCCATCGCAGAGTCCCTGTCCCTCCTTCAGACACCACTGCAGAAAAAG ATTGCCAGACTGTACCTTGTATCCGACATCTTGTACAACTCCTGTGCCAAAGTTGCCAATGCATCTTATTATCGCAAATA TTTTGAAGCAAAATTGCCTCAGATATTTGGTGACATTAGTGATGCATATCGAAACATACAAGCAAGACTACAAGCTGAACAGTTCAAG CAAAAGATAATGGGCTGTTTCAGGGCATGGGAAGACTGGGCCGTATACCCAGAGTCTTACCTGATCCAGCTGCAGAACATCTTCCTGGGTCTGATCAAGGCAGGAGAGGAGGTGATCGAGAGGGTAGAG GTGTCGTCTCCAGACCTGGATGGAGCCCCGTTGGACGGAGCTCCACTGGACAACCTCGACGGCTCACCCCTGGCCTGGGACCCTGCCTCCCTGGACGGGGTGCCTGTTGATGACATCGACGGGGTTCCCCTGGGTGCACCCATGGAGGACATTGACGGAATGCCTT TGGATGACCTGGCCCACTCAAGAGTGGCTCTATCTAAATGGGAGAGGGTGGACGATGCTGACGCTCTCCCACAAG CTAACACTGAATCCAAATGGGACACTTTGGGAGAGCGAGACTTGGGGGATGCCCTGAATGCCAG TGCTAACATTAAGGGAGGAGATGGGAAGTCCGAGGGTGATAGCAGCGATGATGACAGCCCCTCCAAGTACGACAATGCTGACTTCAAGAGCTCCCTTAGCAGTTTTGAGATGTCCGAAAGCAAGAGGAGCCGGCTGAGAGAGCTGGAG GTGAAGGTGATGAAGTTCCAGGATGAGCTGGAGTCTGGGAAGAAGCCCAGGAAGTCAGGGTTAAACATGCAGAAACAGGTGGCGCACTACAGGAACAAGCTGTTGCAAAAG GAGTTTGATAAGGATgacaaggagaagagagagagatccatTCCGAAATCAAAAGAGCGATCAAAGAAGGATGAGCGGAGAGACAAGGCGGAGGAGACCAGTAAAGGACGGGACAAGGAGAAGAGTAAAAGGAGTCAAGACCGGGACAGGGGACGGAGtagagacacagaggagcggACACACAAATACAGAGGACATTCTCCTGCAAA AATCAAGTCAAAGTCTCCCAAGAAGTCCAAGCGGTCCCGGTCGCCCTCGCCAGTCAGGAAGACGTGGAGGAGGTCTAGCTCCCGGTCGCCACACCGCTCCCACAAAAAGACTAAGAAGAGCAAACACTGA
- the LOC129863342 gene encoding U2 snRNP-associated SURP motif-containing protein-like isoform X3 produces the protein MADKNVKKGKPVGVKRTLTKREQEDLKKKEEEKAAEVFEEFLACFDSNDKSGVKTFVRGGIVNATKEEEAAEVKKSKLYRPITKFTSVSQNISPAHSSEIRRPIVKKKTEEKKKSNLELFKEELKQIQEEREERYKRKTNEPGGGYGDLDIPLTRRSIFDDDPAIPNTTNLYIGCISPKMNEEMLCKEFGKYGPLASVKIMWPRSDEERTRVTNRGFVAFMTRKDAERALAALDGKTVMGFEMKLGWGKAVRIPPQPLYTPIGVLKMSTPPPPSGLPFNAQPRDRFRNDFTKPWGRSKEEFDKTLSEAVVKVVIPTERNLLGLIHRMIEFVVREGPMFEAIIMSKEKNNPDLRFLFDNKSQEHVYYRWKLYSILQGEPPSEWRTADFRMFRGGSIWRPPLLNPYLHGDEEAGEEEESPSLEEELLKKGQLKTEHRERLEMLLRGLTPRREDIGDAMLFCLERAEAAEEVVGSIAESLSLLQTPLQKKIARLYLVSDILYNSCAKVANASYYRKYFEAKLPQIFGDISDAYRNIQARLQAEQFKQKIMGCFRAWEDWAVYPESYLIQLQNIFLGLIKAGEEVIERVEVSSPDLDGAPLDGAPLDNLDGSPLAWDPASLDGVPVDDIDGVPLGAPMEDIDGMPLDDLAHSRVALSKWERVDDADALPQANTESKWDTLGERDLGDALNASANIKGGDGKSEGDSSDDDSPSKYDNADFKSSLSSFEMSESKRSRLRELEVKVMKFQDELESGKKPRKSGLNMQKQVAHYRNKLLQKEFDKDDKEKRERSIPKSKERSKKDERRDKAEETSKGRDKEKSKRSQDRDRGRSRDTEERTHKYRGHSPAKIKSKSPKKSKRSRSPSPVRKTWRRSSSRSPHRSHKKTKKSKH, from the exons ATGGCAGACAAAAATGTCAAGAAAGGGAAACCTGTAGGCGTGAAGAGAACATTGACCAAGAGAGAACAAGAAGATCTGAAGAAAAAG GAAGAAGAAAAAGCAGCGGAAGTTTTTGAAGAGTTTTTAGCATGTTTTGACAGTAACGACAAAAGTGGAGTGAAGACTTTTGTCCGTGGGGGTATCGTCAATGCAACTAAAG AAGAGGAAGCAGCAGAGGTTAAAAAGAGCAAGCTTTACCGACCAATCACCAAGTTTACTTCAGTGTCCCAGAACATCTCACCGGCACACTCTTCTGAAATCAGAAGGCCT ATTGTTAAAAAGAAGacggaagagaagaagaagagcaaCCTTGAACTTTTTAAAGAGGAGCTAAAGCA AATACAGGAGGAACGTGAAGAAAGGTACAAAAGAAAGACAAATGAGCCTGGAGGAGGATATGGAGACTTGGACATACCACTAACGCGACGATCAA TATTTGATGATGACCCAGCCATACCGAACACAACCAACCTGTACATTGGCTGCATTAGCCCCAAG ATGAATGAAGAAATGCTTTGCAAAGAGTTTGGCAAGTATGGTCCCCTGGCGAGTGTGAAGATCATGTGGCCCCGTAGTGACGAGGAACGCACAAGGGTCACAAATAGAGGCTTTGTGGCCTTCATGACCAGGAAAGATGCAGAGAGGGCCTTGGCTGCTCTAGACG GTAAAACGGTTATGGGTTTTGAAATGAAGCTGGGATGGGGGAAAGCTGTTCGCATCCCTCCCCAGCCACTCTATACACCCATAGGGGTACTTAAAATgtccacacccccacccccctccggCCTGCCCTTCAACGCTCAGCCCAGAGACCGCTTCCGCAATGACTTTACCAAGCCATGGGGCAGGTCCAAGGAGGAGTTTGACAAG ACTCTGTCCGAAGCTGTAGTCAAAGTGGTTATCCCAACAGAAAG GAATCTGTTAGGCCTCATCCACAGGATGATAGAGTTTGTGGTGCGTGAGGGACCCATGTTTGAAGCCATCATTATGAGCAAAGAGAAGAACAATCCTGACTTGAG GTTTCTCTTTGACAACAAAAGCCAAGAGCATGTGTACTACCGCTGGAAACTCTACTCCATTCTCCAG ggCGAGCCCCCCAGTGAGTGGAGGACGGCAGACTTCCGGATGTTCCGTGGGGGTTCCATCTGGAGGCCGCCCCTCCTCAACCCCTACCTCCATGGAGATGAGGaggcgggagaggaagaggagtctcCCTCcctggaggaggagctgctgaaaAAGGGCCAGCTGAAGACAGA GCACAGGGAGAGACTAGAGATGCTGCTGAGAGGACTCACCCCTCGTAGGGAGGACATTGGTGATGCTATGCTGTTCTGTCTGGAGAGAGCCGAGGCAGCGGAGGAGGTGGTGGGGTCCATCGCAGAGTCCCTGTCCCTCCTTCAGACACCACTGCAGAAAAAG ATTGCCAGACTGTACCTTGTATCCGACATCTTGTACAACTCCTGTGCCAAAGTTGCCAATGCATCTTATTATCGCAAATA TTTTGAAGCAAAATTGCCTCAGATATTTGGTGACATTAGTGATGCATATCGAAACATACAAGCAAGACTACAAGCTGAACAGTTCAAG CAAAAGATAATGGGCTGTTTCAGGGCATGGGAAGACTGGGCCGTATACCCAGAGTCTTACCTGATCCAGCTGCAGAACATCTTCCTGGGTCTGATCAAGGCAGGAGAGGAGGTGATCGAGAGGGTAGAG GTGTCGTCTCCAGACCTGGATGGAGCCCCGTTGGACGGAGCTCCACTGGACAACCTCGACGGCTCACCCCTGGCCTGGGACCCTGCCTCCCTGGACGGGGTGCCTGTTGATGACATCGACGGGGTTCCCCTGGGTGCACCCATGGAGGACATTGACGGAATGCCTT TGGATGACCTGGCCCACTCAAGAGTGGCTCTATCTAAATGGGAGAGGGTGGACGATGCTGACGCTCTCCCACAAG CTAACACTGAATCCAAATGGGACACTTTGGGAGAGCGAGACTTGGGGGATGCCCTGAATGCCAG TGCTAACATTAAGGGAGGAGATGGGAAGTCCGAGGGTGATAGCAGCGATGATGACAGCCCCTCCAAGTACGACAATGCTGACTTCAAGAGCTCCCTTAGCAGTTTTGAGATGTCCGAAAGCAAGAGGAGCCGGCTGAGAGAGCTGGAG GTGAAGGTGATGAAGTTCCAGGATGAGCTGGAGTCTGGGAAGAAGCCCAGGAAGTCAGGGTTAAACATGCAGAAACAGGTGGCGCACTACAGGAACAAGCTGTTGCAAAAG GAGTTTGATAAGGATgacaaggagaagagagagagatccatTCCGAAATCAAAAGAGCGATCAAAGAAGGATGAGCGGAGAGACAAGGCGGAGGAGACCAGTAAAGGACGGGACAAGGAGAAGAGTAAAAGGAGTCAAGACCGGGACAGGGGACGGAGtagagacacagaggagcggACACACAAATACAGAGGACATTCTCCTGCAAA AATCAAGTCAAAGTCTCCCAAGAAGTCCAAGCGGTCCCGGTCGCCCTCGCCAGTCAGGAAGACGTGGAGGAGGTCTAGCTCCCGGTCGCCACACCGCTCCCACAAAAAGACTAAGAAGAGCAAACACTGA